From a region of the Candidatus Bathyarchaeota archaeon genome:
- a CDS encoding class I SAM-dependent methyltransferase family protein, translated as MDKVYGKVLPGRVNRFKGLDVVGDIAVIKVPEEAEPYRFEVARELLKHLPSVRVVLRQVSPTSGLYRVRGLEWLAGERRTTTVHREHGCIFKVDLAKVYFSPRLLYERLRIAKLVEPGEAVVNMFAGVGCFSIVIAKLKPVSKVYSIDVNPEAYRLMVENIRLNKVEQAVEPILGDSKTVVESRLRGVADRVLMPLPELAYEYLPSAVTCLKTTGGWIHYYDFVKAGKGENPEAKAVQKVSGRLLGLNRPWSIAYSRVVRTVASRTYQVVLDIRIGAHGDMKS; from the coding sequence ATGGACAAGGTCTACGGGAAGGTGCTTCCCGGCCGCGTCAACCGGTTTAAGGGCTTAGACGTGGTAGGGGACATAGCGGTGATAAAGGTCCCTGAGGAGGCTGAGCCCTACAGGTTCGAGGTGGCTAGGGAGCTTCTGAAACATCTACCGTCGGTCAGGGTGGTCTTGAGACAAGTCTCCCCTACGTCGGGGCTTTACAGGGTGAGAGGCTTAGAATGGCTCGCCGGCGAGAGGCGGACGACGACCGTCCATAGGGAGCATGGATGCATCTTCAAGGTAGACCTAGCCAAAGTCTACTTCTCGCCTAGGCTTCTCTACGAGAGGCTCAGGATAGCGAAGCTCGTCGAGCCGGGGGAGGCTGTGGTCAACATGTTCGCCGGGGTCGGCTGCTTCTCGATAGTGATAGCCAAGCTTAAACCGGTCTCTAAGGTCTACTCGATAGACGTTAACCCCGAGGCCTACAGGCTTATGGTCGAGAATATCAGGCTTAACAAGGTAGAACAAGCGGTCGAGCCGATACTCGGAGACTCGAAAACGGTCGTCGAGTCTAGGCTCAGAGGCGTCGCGGATAGGGTTCTCATGCCCCTACCTGAGCTGGCGTATGAGTATCTACCGTCGGCCGTGACGTGTTTGAAAACCACCGGAGGGTGGATACACTACTATGACTTCGTCAAAGCCGGTAAAGGTGAAAACCCGGAGGCTAAGGCTGTTCAAAAGGTTTCAGGTAGGCTACTTGGTTTAAACCGCCCCTGGAGCATAGCGTATAGCAGAGTCGTCAGGACTGTTGCCTCACGGACCTACCAGGTCGTACTAGACATACGCATCGGGGCGCATGGGGACATGAAAAGTTAA
- a CDS encoding sugar phosphate isomerase/epimerase, with protein sequence MKKGMCFTPLDGLSLEDSLKVYGDVGFDGVELAFDKGYLTIDSGVDHIRRIRRAVESAGLEVASVMAGPVLNWRMPITHPDAAVRRRSVEGFKKALETTAKLGADVLLMVPGAVTEETGYEEALERSREAIEEIAAKAEEVEVYLAVENVANRFLLSPLEMRSFIDSFANRWVGMYLDVGNILYCRAGYPWDWIRIMRHRIKRVHVKDCTQDGGITYLLEGDVDWSQVVEALRDVGYDSYLTAELPLYRRHPKRMLERTVKDLEAIISCR encoded by the coding sequence TTGAAGAAGGGTATGTGCTTCACTCCCCTAGACGGTTTGAGCCTGGAGGATTCCCTGAAGGTCTACGGCGACGTCGGGTTCGACGGGGTCGAGCTTGCGTTCGATAAAGGCTATTTAACCATAGACAGCGGCGTCGACCATATAAGGCGTATACGAAGAGCGGTCGAGTCGGCTGGGCTCGAGGTAGCCAGCGTGATGGCAGGCCCGGTCCTGAACTGGAGGATGCCTATAACCCACCCGGATGCGGCTGTCAGACGGAGGTCGGTCGAGGGGTTCAAGAAGGCTTTAGAGACGACCGCCAAGCTAGGAGCAGACGTTTTGCTGATGGTTCCCGGCGCCGTGACCGAGGAGACGGGGTACGAGGAGGCTCTGGAGAGGTCTAGGGAAGCTATAGAGGAGATAGCGGCTAAGGCCGAAGAGGTTGAGGTCTACCTCGCGGTCGAGAACGTGGCTAACAGATTTCTTCTCAGCCCCCTGGAGATGAGGAGCTTCATAGACTCCTTCGCGAACCGATGGGTCGGGATGTACCTAGACGTGGGGAATATCCTATACTGCAGAGCCGGGTATCCGTGGGATTGGATCAGGATCATGCGTCACCGTATAAAGAGGGTTCACGTGAAAGACTGCACCCAGGACGGGGGGATTACTTACCTGCTCGAGGGAGACGTAGACTGGAGCCAGGTGGTCGAAGCCCTCAGAGACGTAGGCTACGACAGCTATCTAACGGCGGAGCTCCCGCTGTATAGACGACATCCCAAGAGAATGCTTGAGAGGACCGTTAAGGACCTAGAAGCCATAATATCGTGCCGGTAG
- a CDS encoding HAD family hydrolase gives MTVKAVLLDLDGTVVKLRYRYTEAKMEVFRLLEANGVPRRILEPKRSLYENLQQVERYLKTRGIPDEYERLFRLSLRVAERYEVEAALEAEPVEGVYETLKRLRSMGLRLALITNNGSKPTKLTLSKLRLDGFFHLVVTRDHVGSMKPDPKPIEYALSRLGVDRRTAVMVGDSPIDVKAALASGIVPIAVASGVGSVKALRETGARYVIDQITELPALLERIRGKPRSGMWL, from the coding sequence TTGACGGTTAAAGCGGTGCTCCTCGACCTAGACGGGACGGTGGTTAAGCTTAGATACCGGTATACCGAGGCTAAGATGGAGGTCTTCCGGCTGCTCGAGGCCAACGGAGTACCGCGTCGTATACTAGAGCCTAAACGTAGCCTATACGAGAACCTCCAGCAAGTCGAACGCTACTTGAAGACGAGGGGCATACCCGATGAGTACGAAAGGCTTTTCAGACTGAGCCTCAGGGTCGCCGAGAGATACGAGGTCGAGGCGGCTTTAGAAGCGGAGCCCGTCGAAGGAGTCTACGAGACGCTTAAACGCCTAAGGTCTATGGGTTTAAGGCTCGCCCTTATAACGAACAACGGGTCGAAGCCTACGAAGCTCACCTTGTCTAAGCTTAGGCTAGACGGTTTCTTCCACCTCGTCGTGACGAGGGACCACGTGGGCTCTATGAAGCCAGACCCGAAGCCTATCGAGTATGCGCTTTCGAGGCTTGGGGTCGATAGGAGGACGGCGGTCATGGTCGGGGACAGCCCGATAGACGTCAAGGCTGCTTTAGCATCGGGCATAGTTCCCATAGCCGTCGCATCCGGGGTCGGCTCCGTCAAAGCCTTAAGGGAGACAGGTGCGCGCTATGTCATAGATCAGATAACGGAGCTTCCGGCCTTGTTGGAGAGGATCAGGGGGAAACCACGTTCTGGGATGTGGCTTTAG